Proteins found in one Hypomesus transpacificus isolate Combined female chromosome 20, fHypTra1, whole genome shotgun sequence genomic segment:
- the micu2 gene encoding calcium uptake protein 2, mitochondrial, producing MASLGRVAIVLRNFVKRPPWTLRTLTLRRALGPGILGSLIGSGLVYLHKEHSWTALPFVVHAEEETTVPQMSARRYRFNQFASLMYEGEPYMTPRDFLFSVMLENVDHKLQKKNLTKEEMNKMLACASQAKAGCSLFQSIGDNGLISYTEYLFLLTILTKPRTGFHIAFKMLDIDGNEHVDKKEFLKLKNIIGKRKERVSPEGATDKPVVEVDGVNTTLQAFFFGRNGEGKLQYQEFQRFMEDLQGEVQEMEFLRFSRGMDTMRREDFAEWLLHYTNEEDNEAYWENMRKRIPAGQSITFNEFKAFCLFTNNLEDFAFSVKMISQANRPIGIVQFKRAVKIATGHDLSVNVLDTVFKIFDLDGDNCLSHNEFLCVMEERVLRGLKVQPQHGLLGYWKCVKRETLKGAQEALQKTGSPF from the exons ATGGCCAGTTTAGGCAGAGTTGCAATTGTTCTGCGAAACTTTGTTAAGAGGCCACCATGGACGTTAAGAACTTTGACTCTCCGTCGTGCCCTGGGACCTGGTATATTGGGGTCTCTGATTGGAAGTGGACTGGTGTACCTCCACAAAGAACATAGCTGGACGGCTTTGCCATTCGTCGTACACGCAGAGGAG GAAACAACAGTGCCCCAAATGTCAGCTAGAAGGTATCGTTTCAACCAATTTGCCTCCTTGATGTATGAAGGAGAACCTTACATGACTCCAAGAGACTTCCTATTCTCTGTGATGTTGGAGAATGTGGACC ATAAGTTGCAAAAGAAAAATTTAACCAAAGAG GAGATGAATAAAATGCTTGCATGTGCATCGCAGGCCAAGGCAGGCTGTAGTCTGTTCCAATCCATTGGAGACAATG GTCTGATATCCTACACGGAGTACCTATTTCTGCTGACTATCTTGACTA AGCCACGTACAGGATTTCATATTGCTTTCAAAATGCTTGATATTGATGGTAATGAGCATGTGGACAAAAAAGAGTTTCTCAAG CTCAAAAATATCAttggaaaaagaaaagagagagtttCCCCGGAAGGTGCCACAGAC AAACCTGTTGTCGAGGTGGACGGTGTGAACACGACACTGCAGGCTTTCTTTTTCGGGAGGAATGGCGAAGGCAAGCTTCAATATCAAGAGTTTCAAAG GTTTATGGAAGACCTTCAGGGGGAGGTGCAGGAGATGGAGTTCCTGCGGTTCTCCAGGGGCATGGACACCATGCGGAGGGAGGACTTTGCTGAGTGGCTGCTGCATTACACTAACGAGGAGGACAATGAGGCTTACTGGGAGAACATGAGGAAGAGGATACCCGCTGGCCAG agcATCACGTTTAATGAGTTCAAAGCTTTTTGCCTTTTCACCAACAACCTGGAGGATTTTGCCTTCTCTGTGAAAATGATAAGTCAAGCCAATCGTCCTATAGGAATAG TCCAGTTTAAGCGAGCAGTGAAGATTGCAACAGGGCACGACCTATCAGTGAACGTGCTCGACACTGTGTTCAAGATTTTTGATCTGGACGGAGACAACTGTCTGAGCCACAATGAGTTCCTCTGCGTGATGGAAGAAAGAGTACTGCGCGGGCTGAAG GTCCAGCCTCAGCACGGCCTCTTGGGCTACTGGAAGTGTGTGAAAAGAGAGACGCTGAAAGGTGCTCAAGAGGCGCTCCAGAAGACAGGTAGTCCTTTCTGA